A stretch of the Geovibrio thiophilus genome encodes the following:
- a CDS encoding flagellar hook-length control protein FliK, protein MDLMSFITPGTGNVPAFGTAISAQNGSQASKSSFEDFLKDRLSGTGVNTVSEKASAKSGTEVKSDSKTKAGKVIDELDIPSEQKEQLKKELDSLETEEDAVEFLENLEEILMLNGIGVEETVARLTEAFVAEDAQNAAGSTAIDSAMLKALKARGYTQAEQNLTDSEQQAANEAFEKLMLPKEAKISGTEVKIAEIVKPLTAETVPEEEQIIKTTTTDIPDTEVGETALKSGQSVLTEQEQPEVKIVTPRDINKIADFIQYSKSGDQKKLTIQLMPKELGKLNIELVEHAGKISARITMESDQARNLLVNNAESVRQQLEAKGIVLEKMEFFFAEKDSKDGTDQQFFRKKGSGNGKNEFAVGDISEDETDPSKGLYA, encoded by the coding sequence ATGGATTTGATGTCATTCATCACGCCGGGCACGGGGAATGTACCTGCATTCGGCACCGCCATCTCCGCACAGAACGGTTCTCAGGCTTCTAAGAGCTCATTTGAGGATTTCCTCAAGGACAGACTCTCAGGAACCGGAGTCAACACAGTTTCTGAAAAGGCATCGGCAAAGAGCGGAACCGAAGTTAAGTCCGACTCTAAGACCAAAGCCGGAAAAGTAATTGATGAGCTTGATATTCCCTCGGAACAGAAGGAGCAGTTAAAGAAGGAACTTGACTCTCTGGAAACTGAGGAGGATGCGGTGGAATTCCTTGAGAATCTTGAGGAAATATTGATGCTGAACGGAATCGGCGTTGAGGAAACCGTGGCAAGGCTCACAGAAGCATTCGTTGCGGAAGATGCACAGAACGCAGCGGGGAGTACGGCTATTGATTCCGCAATGCTGAAAGCCCTCAAAGCAAGGGGTTACACTCAGGCGGAACAAAACCTTACAGACAGCGAACAGCAGGCGGCGAATGAGGCCTTTGAAAAACTTATGCTTCCCAAAGAGGCGAAGATAAGCGGCACAGAGGTCAAAATAGCCGAAATTGTAAAACCGCTGACCGCTGAAACTGTTCCCGAAGAGGAGCAGATTATTAAAACTACAACAACGGACATACCCGACACGGAAGTTGGGGAAACCGCACTTAAATCGGGGCAGAGCGTTTTAACCGAACAGGAACAGCCTGAGGTTAAGATTGTTACACCCAGAGATATTAATAAGATCGCCGACTTCATACAGTATTCTAAGTCAGGCGATCAGAAAAAGCTTACCATACAGCTTATGCCGAAAGAATTGGGTAAGCTGAATATCGAGCTGGTGGAACACGCCGGTAAGATAAGCGCCCGAATCACTATGGAGAGTGATCAGGCGAGAAACCTGCTTGTCAACAACGCGGAAAGCGTAAGGCAGCAGTTGGAAGCAAAAGGGATTGTGCTTGAAAAAATGGAATTTTTCTTTGCCGAAAAAGACTCCAAGGATGGAACCGACCAGCAGTTTTTCAGGAAGAAAGGCTCTGGAAACGGAAAAAATGAATTTGCGGTAGGGGACATCTCTGAGGATGAGACTGATCCCTCAAAGGGTCTCTACGCGTAA
- a CDS encoding motility protein A, whose protein sequence is MDLATIIGFLLSYILLIVALVIGAGVGVYVDYPSVLIVIGGTLGIVLINYPLDRITGLTKVMMKAFFNKSADTAELIQQLVGFAVKARRDGILSLESAEDEVSDEFLKKGIRLAVDGTEPEVIKTILETELEYMQERHKEGAGIFTSIADFAPAMGMIGTLVGLVAMLQSLSDPSAIGPAMAVALITTFYGSIIMNMFATPISGKLKVRSGEEVLQRQIMIGGIMAIQAGDNPRIVEQKLNAYLSPNKRKSQFD, encoded by the coding sequence ATGGATTTAGCAACGATTATCGGGTTTCTATTGTCATATATTCTTCTTATCGTTGCGCTTGTAATAGGCGCGGGGGTCGGGGTTTATGTCGATTACCCTTCGGTGCTTATCGTTATCGGCGGTACTCTGGGCATTGTGCTGATCAACTACCCGCTGGACAGGATAACAGGTCTCACCAAAGTAATGATGAAGGCTTTCTTCAACAAGTCCGCTGACACGGCAGAGCTTATACAGCAGCTTGTCGGTTTCGCCGTAAAAGCGAGAAGAGACGGCATTCTCTCTCTTGAATCCGCTGAAGACGAAGTTTCGGACGAGTTCCTGAAAAAAGGGATACGCCTCGCTGTTGACGGAACCGAGCCTGAGGTTATCAAAACGATTCTTGAAACCGAACTGGAATACATGCAGGAAAGGCATAAAGAGGGCGCTGGTATTTTCACCTCTATTGCGGATTTCGCGCCCGCAATGGGTATGATCGGTACGCTTGTGGGGCTTGTCGCGATGCTTCAGAGTCTCAGCGATCCTTCGGCGATAGGTCCTGCGATGGCTGTCGCTCTTATCACCACTTTTTACGGTTCTATTATAATGAACATGTTCGCGACACCTATTTCAGGCAAGCTTAAGGTGCGTTCCGGAGAGGAAGTTCTCCAGAGACAGATTATGATCGGCGGCATAATGGCTATTCAGGCGGGGGACAACCCTAGGATAGTCGAACAGAAGCTCAACGCTTATCTTTCGCCTAACAAACGTAAATCTCAGTTTGACTGA
- a CDS encoding flagellar hook assembly protein FlgD → MTTISDSVQNILNGGSSTTTTTKETGTTEMDMMDFLNLFISQLKNQDPLEPMDNNQLTSQTSQFSMVEQLVSINEAVEKLVDGGSTSNDIDSLFSASSFIGKMVEYEGNSFVFDGESAVMDFDLDTASYSTEIYVYDTDGNLINAVNAGQLDSGRNSIAWDGTDSEGEAVEAGQYKYVVKAYDSTGAEVSVTTYGNGYVSGVSQEDGKIVFDLFGEELDADKVIAVRSY, encoded by the coding sequence ATGACCACAATATCTGACTCGGTTCAGAATATTCTTAACGGCGGAAGCTCCACAACAACGACTACGAAGGAAACAGGAACCACCGAAATGGACATGATGGATTTCCTGAATCTCTTTATCAGCCAGCTTAAGAATCAGGATCCCCTTGAGCCGATGGACAACAACCAGCTTACAAGTCAGACCAGCCAGTTTTCAATGGTTGAGCAGCTTGTCAGCATCAACGAGGCAGTGGAAAAACTTGTAGACGGCGGTTCAACATCAAACGATATAGACTCCCTGTTCAGCGCCTCAAGCTTCATCGGTAAAATGGTGGAGTATGAAGGCAACAGCTTTGTCTTTGACGGTGAAAGCGCTGTTATGGATTTTGATCTCGATACGGCAAGCTACTCAACGGAGATCTATGTTTATGATACGGATGGAAATCTGATAAACGCAGTTAACGCAGGTCAGCTTGATTCCGGCAGGAACAGCATTGCTTGGGACGGAACGGACTCCGAAGGCGAAGCTGTGGAAGCCGGACAGTACAAATATGTGGTAAAGGCTTACGACTCCACAGGAGCGGAAGTTAGTGTCACAACGTACGGAAACGGGTATGTCTCCGGCGTTTCTCAAGAGGACGGTAAAATTGTTTTTGACCTTTTCGGAGAGGAACTCGACGCTGATAAAGTTATTGCAGTAAGAAGTTACTAA
- a CDS encoding FliM/FliN family flagellar motor switch protein: MIEHARNQFGEVLFDIRVELGRKKVSVREMLNWEKGTILKFNKTSGEPVDFLVNNKPLALGEVMVLDDRFAIRITEILDKEKLTEMYKDGIYG, translated from the coding sequence ATGATAGAGCATGCGAGAAACCAGTTCGGTGAGGTTCTTTTTGACATAAGAGTCGAGCTGGGGCGTAAAAAAGTGTCCGTAAGGGAAATGCTGAACTGGGAGAAGGGAACTATCCTCAAGTTCAACAAGACCTCCGGCGAACCGGTGGATTTCCTTGTGAATAACAAGCCCCTCGCCCTCGGTGAAGTGATGGTTCTTGATGACAGGTTTGCTATACGTATCACAGAGATATTGGACAAGGAAAAACTCACCGAAATGTACAAAGACGGAATCTATGGCTAA
- a CDS encoding OmpA/MotB family protein, producing MSEKKKSCDCEKGSPKWMTTFTDMNMLLLTFFVLLVSMSTLDKKKILESLGSFQGSSGLLSGSRNEVSAQNIMTRINVIDQTGSSNAQTAETLRDYVKSANLSDVVSVIETKKGVSIRVLDSLLFAPGSADVQGEAIPFLRKVGTVIVDSPYYTHVEGHTDDTPSRSARFPSNWELSTARSVSVVRFLITEGVNPQSLSAGGFGEFHPLLPNITDENRARNRRVEINLVSPEFAETNKNIFEEDNGGQ from the coding sequence ATGTCCGAAAAGAAAAAGTCCTGCGACTGTGAAAAGGGCTCCCCTAAGTGGATGACCACTTTCACTGACATGAACATGCTTCTGCTTACATTCTTCGTTCTGCTTGTTTCCATGTCGACGCTGGATAAAAAGAAAATTCTCGAATCCCTCGGTTCGTTTCAGGGTTCATCCGGTCTCCTAAGCGGAAGCCGCAATGAAGTGAGCGCTCAGAACATAATGACCCGAATCAACGTAATTGACCAGACAGGGAGTTCAAACGCACAGACAGCGGAAACCCTTCGTGATTATGTCAAATCCGCAAACCTCTCCGATGTTGTCAGCGTCATAGAAACCAAAAAGGGTGTCTCCATAAGAGTTCTGGATTCTCTGCTTTTTGCCCCGGGCAGTGCGGATGTTCAGGGTGAAGCAATACCATTTCTAAGAAAAGTGGGAACAGTTATAGTTGACTCTCCGTATTACACTCATGTAGAAGGGCATACGGATGACACGCCTTCCCGTTCGGCACGATTTCCTTCCAACTGGGAACTTTCGACAGCCAGATCAGTCTCTGTGGTGCGCTTTCTGATTACCGAAGGAGTCAACCCTCAGAGCCTTTCGGCGGGAGGGTTCGGAGAGTTTCATCCTCTTCTGCCCAATATCACTGATGAGAACAGGGCAAGAAACCGCAGGGTTGAGATAAACCTTGTGAGCCCCGAATTTGCGGAAACCAATAAAAATATTTTTGAAGAAGACAACGGAGGACAGTAA
- the fliQ gene encoding flagellar biosynthesis protein FliQ, which produces MTSDTVIALLSDALKMALLIASPMLIFGLAVGLVVSIFQSVTQIQEMTLSFIPKIVAVVVAVIVFAPWMLQKMVSYSASIFGNLHMYIGK; this is translated from the coding sequence ATGACTTCTGATACTGTAATAGCTCTTCTTTCCGATGCTCTTAAGATGGCGCTGCTCATAGCTTCGCCCATGCTTATTTTCGGTCTTGCAGTCGGGCTTGTCGTCAGTATATTCCAGTCTGTAACGCAGATTCAGGAAATGACCCTTTCATTCATTCCGAAAATAGTCGCGGTGGTTGTGGCTGTGATAGTTTTTGCCCCGTGGATGCTTCAGAAAATGGTTTCCTACAGCGCCTCTATCTTCGGCAATCTCCATATGTATATCGGAAAATAA
- a CDS encoding flagellar basal body-associated FliL family protein, producing the protein MAADEKDTQPEQGGKKKSKLKLIIIILLLLVLLGGGGAAYFLFLKPNPNQAAQPAAAASAAPEAAPSEAIAQIGELYPLESFVVNLADPGGTRYLRVTLQIELTAVKGLKEEIDKRVPQIRDAIITILSSKRYEEINSAQGKMIMKQQIMRRINSLLAAGQIANVYVTEFVIQ; encoded by the coding sequence ATGGCGGCAGACGAAAAAGACACCCAACCGGAGCAGGGAGGGAAGAAAAAGTCTAAACTCAAACTGATCATTATTATTCTCCTTCTGCTTGTGCTTCTCGGCGGAGGCGGAGCGGCTTATTTCCTTTTCCTTAAGCCTAATCCCAATCAGGCAGCCCAGCCTGCGGCGGCTGCTTCTGCCGCTCCTGAAGCGGCTCCGAGCGAAGCAATCGCTCAGATAGGCGAGCTTTACCCTCTGGAATCCTTTGTGGTCAACCTTGCAGACCCCGGAGGAACCAGATACCTGCGCGTCACTCTTCAGATTGAGCTTACCGCCGTAAAAGGTCTTAAAGAAGAAATAGATAAGCGTGTTCCTCAGATCAGGGACGCGATAATAACCATACTTTCATCCAAGCGATATGAGGAGATAAACTCCGCGCAGGGCAAGATGATAATGAAACAGCAGATTATGAGGAGAATAAATTCTCTCCTCGCCGCAGGGCAGATCGCCAATGTTTATGTTACCGAATTTGTTATCCAGTAA
- a CDS encoding flagellar hook-basal body complex protein, whose amino-acid sequence MMRSLYSAISGLNTNQKAMDVIGNNIANVNTTGFKAGRAVFQDLFSQTLVGGKTPTDARGGVNPRQVGLGGYLAAVDNIFEAGTPTTTSKTTDLAIQGEGFFVVRGEGLNEYYYTRAGDFNFDRYGTFVNAAGYPVQGWMADPLTGELIDNGEVGDIVVGSAFQTIQAKATTEVSMNAVLNTVANASVLEYPTLLHTAGSSDDLLSVFSTNGVKMDLAENEPIVIKAHATEITDMLYAYSDSDVNLNLDSESVLRVYINNNPYTFTYGVDFRTMGELATAIENKLEDSVGNGAVANNFVETSVNGIFDETLVTPNASYATTESWTVTIDPTNPARFNVVGSVSGAVNSGVVGQTYTATDPVTGDALFTIPSTAWNGSWAAGETVTFDTAAAPASDFSVNIVNGKIQITRDTDNGIDVQVNSFSGTPYLAVIMQSLSGTYNEASTSRSSDEILFEETKYAGRDFDTLAELASIIEQAIDGNVLQADKFSVNFDEATGRFQFMNTGEYDTATGTTEGLILSSFMVDKAYSGTVFESNITPAGSLTIRPVDPDDDPAFVASADYGYSEQFLRYAEGSDLLTELYTSSGESMGLDDTAILQFSGAVGGEDLQGTGTIPALGSTVDDLRAMMAGYLGFENSTESQIAEHISDIEDNSGKIKVTGEKGLSNAVDFLKFEVVGAGTYQNFYDYFEYQTTQTASGGQMATTQTIYDAQGNAHTLKYTYDMVNATGNIWKLTLSTTDENTSVSFNQTGGNEILLHFNNDGSFNYLSSPEGTRVADLSFNFDPANGAGVISDVSMFLGTPASYDGVYISAKESSKNSAEQDGYAVGSLEEVMFNPAGEIVGYYTNGEVMTIAQVALATFTNNQGLLKVGDTLFAETGNSGTAAIGKPQTGSRGEILSGALENSNVDLSNEFVTMITTQRGFQANSRVITTSDEMLQELLTLKR is encoded by the coding sequence ATGATGCGTTCACTGTACTCGGCCATCAGCGGTCTGAACACGAATCAGAAAGCTATGGACGTTATAGGCAACAATATAGCAAACGTTAACACCACGGGTTTCAAGGCAGGTCGTGCTGTTTTTCAGGATCTGTTCAGTCAGACTCTCGTGGGAGGTAAAACCCCCACAGATGCCAGAGGCGGTGTAAACCCCCGTCAGGTAGGTCTGGGCGGATACCTCGCTGCCGTTGACAACATATTTGAAGCCGGTACACCGACCACAACAAGCAAAACCACGGACCTTGCCATACAGGGTGAAGGTTTTTTTGTTGTCAGAGGTGAAGGGCTCAATGAATATTACTATACCAGAGCGGGAGATTTTAACTTTGACCGCTACGGCACTTTCGTTAATGCTGCCGGCTATCCTGTGCAGGGATGGATGGCAGACCCCCTCACCGGAGAGTTGATTGATAACGGGGAAGTGGGCGACATAGTTGTCGGTTCCGCTTTCCAGACGATTCAGGCAAAGGCTACCACTGAGGTTTCCATGAATGCGGTGCTCAACACTGTTGCCAATGCTTCGGTTCTTGAGTACCCCACGCTCCTTCACACTGCCGGCAGCTCAGACGATCTTTTATCCGTTTTTTCAACTAACGGCGTTAAGATGGATCTTGCCGAAAATGAGCCTATAGTCATTAAGGCGCATGCCACGGAAATAACCGATATGCTTTACGCATACAGCGATTCGGATGTTAATCTTAATCTGGATTCCGAATCGGTTCTGAGAGTTTATATCAACAATAACCCGTATACTTTTACCTACGGCGTTGACTTCAGAACCATGGGTGAGCTCGCCACTGCCATCGAGAACAAGCTTGAGGATTCAGTGGGCAACGGCGCTGTGGCGAATAACTTCGTGGAAACATCCGTAAACGGTATTTTCGATGAGACTCTGGTCACCCCCAATGCTTCTTATGCCACCACTGAGAGCTGGACAGTGACCATCGATCCCACGAACCCCGCGAGATTCAATGTCGTCGGTTCAGTATCCGGCGCAGTAAACAGCGGTGTTGTGGGACAGACATACACGGCGACTGATCCTGTTACGGGGGACGCTCTTTTTACAATACCTTCCACCGCGTGGAACGGCTCATGGGCAGCAGGCGAAACCGTTACATTTGACACTGCCGCCGCTCCGGCGTCCGATTTCAGTGTCAATATAGTAAACGGAAAAATACAGATAACAAGGGACACCGACAACGGAATAGACGTGCAGGTAAACTCCTTCAGCGGCACACCTTACCTTGCTGTTATAATGCAGTCTCTCTCCGGTACATATAACGAGGCTTCCACATCAAGAAGCAGTGATGAGATTCTTTTTGAGGAGACAAAATACGCAGGAAGAGACTTCGACACACTTGCGGAGCTGGCTTCTATAATCGAGCAGGCAATAGACGGAAACGTTCTTCAGGCGGACAAGTTCAGCGTCAACTTCGATGAAGCCACAGGCAGATTTCAATTCATGAACACAGGCGAATATGATACTGCGACAGGAACCACCGAAGGACTCATTCTTTCGAGCTTTATGGTGGATAAAGCCTACAGCGGCACAGTTTTTGAAAGCAATATAACTCCTGCCGGTTCGCTCACAATACGACCGGTGGATCCCGATGACGATCCGGCGTTTGTCGCCTCAGCGGACTACGGCTACTCTGAGCAGTTCCTCAGATATGCGGAAGGCTCCGACCTTCTCACAGAGCTTTATACAAGCTCAGGCGAGAGCATGGGGCTGGATGATACGGCAATACTTCAGTTCAGCGGTGCAGTGGGCGGTGAGGATCTTCAGGGAACCGGAACGATTCCCGCGCTCGGTTCCACAGTGGACGATCTCAGAGCCATGATGGCGGGATACCTCGGCTTTGAAAACTCCACGGAAAGCCAGATTGCGGAGCACATCAGCGACATAGAGGATAACAGCGGCAAGATCAAGGTAACCGGTGAAAAGGGTCTTTCAAACGCCGTGGACTTTCTTAAGTTTGAAGTCGTGGGTGCGGGAACCTATCAGAACTTCTATGACTACTTTGAGTATCAGACAACCCAGACAGCAAGCGGCGGTCAGATGGCAACCACTCAGACCATCTATGATGCTCAGGGTAATGCGCACACGCTGAAATATACTTATGACATGGTGAATGCGACAGGCAACATCTGGAAGCTGACTCTCAGCACAACAGATGAGAACACAAGCGTGTCCTTCAACCAGACGGGCGGGAACGAAATCCTTCTGCACTTCAATAATGACGGTTCGTTCAACTATCTCTCTTCTCCGGAAGGAACAAGAGTCGCTGATCTCAGCTTTAACTTTGATCCGGCGAACGGAGCAGGGGTGATAAGCGATGTTTCCATGTTCCTCGGAACTCCGGCAAGCTATGACGGGGTCTACATCTCCGCCAAGGAATCATCCAAAAACAGCGCAGAGCAGGACGGTTACGCAGTGGGCTCTCTTGAAGAGGTAATGTTCAACCCCGCTGGAGAGATTGTAGGCTACTACACCAACGGTGAGGTGATGACCATAGCTCAGGTTGCCCTTGCCACATTCACAAACAATCAGGGTCTTCTGAAAGTAGGCGATACCCTTTTCGCGGAAACGGGCAACTCCGGCACCGCAGCGATAGGCAAGCCGCAGACAGGCTCCAGAGGGGAAATACTATCAGGAGCACTTGAAAACTCCAACGTTGACCTCTCAAATGAATTTGTGACCATGATTACCACTCAGAGAGGCTTTCAGGCAAACTCAAGGGTTATCACAACCAGTGACGAAATGCTTCAGGAGCTTCTGACCCTCAAACGTTAA
- the fliP gene encoding flagellar type III secretion system pore protein FliP (The bacterial flagellar biogenesis protein FliP forms a type III secretion system (T3SS)-type pore required for flagellar assembly.) codes for MLLAPLGAIAADPIPFPAFRFGLEAAQNPDDVAITLQIIFFITIVTLAPSILILMTSFTRILIVFSFLRTAMGTQQMPPNQVLVGLALFLTFFIMTPVFNQAYEKGLQPYFAEEMGFAEMLTEAKKPFREFMLKNTRKKDMRMFIDIAGGEKPKTVDDIPDFVLLSSFVVSELQTAFQMGFLLFLPFLIIDFVVASVLLSMGMMMLPPVMISVPFKILLFVLVDGWGLIVSSLIKSFM; via the coding sequence ATGCTTCTGGCTCCTCTTGGCGCCATAGCCGCAGATCCGATCCCGTTCCCCGCTTTCCGGTTCGGGCTTGAGGCGGCGCAGAATCCTGATGACGTCGCAATTACGCTTCAGATCATCTTCTTTATAACCATAGTTACCCTTGCACCCTCAATTCTCATACTCATGACCTCTTTTACGAGGATACTAATAGTATTCTCTTTTCTCAGAACAGCAATGGGTACGCAGCAGATGCCCCCTAATCAGGTTCTGGTGGGGCTTGCGCTGTTTCTTACCTTTTTCATAATGACTCCTGTTTTCAATCAGGCGTATGAGAAGGGGCTCCAGCCCTATTTCGCGGAGGAGATGGGGTTCGCGGAAATGCTCACCGAAGCGAAAAAGCCCTTCCGCGAATTTATGCTTAAAAACACTCGCAAGAAAGATATGCGCATGTTTATAGATATAGCAGGCGGTGAAAAGCCGAAAACAGTAGATGATATTCCCGATTTCGTTCTGCTTTCCTCATTTGTTGTCAGTGAGCTGCAAACCGCTTTCCAGATGGGCTTCCTGCTGTTTCTGCCGTTTCTTATCATTGATTTTGTGGTGGCGAGCGTGCTTCTGTCAATGGGTATGATGATGCTGCCGCCTGTGATGATCTCCGTTCCGTTCAAGATACTTCTGTTCGTTCTTGTGGACGGCTGGGGGCTGATAGTCTCATCACTTATAAAAAGTTTTATGTAG
- a CDS encoding FliO/MopB family protein — MAKIRLLTAAFLFFLCSFSANAAAVKSELTDNSLRISIQFEKGYSDVNIIKLDKSYIISFQTVEEAVYSEEFWDSPASQAYIHSEGDRKKLIVDFETAAEEPKVETAEKGLDVTFSFAAAPAVPSATGPGAYVRMVTGLAVVVVIILVIYWLTRRMLSRRVLSELPGSGRLLGKVDLEIRKSLFFYELGDAVYIFGVTDMSVNLIEKVTDEAEVHKIKSGFARKGEFGSYLNFFSKGSDVKTDLDASRNIIREKLKSIKKR, encoded by the coding sequence ATGGCTAAAATCCGGCTCTTAACCGCCGCTTTTTTGTTTTTTTTATGCTCATTCTCCGCTAATGCGGCGGCAGTCAAATCGGAGCTCACGGACAACTCCCTGAGGATCAGTATTCAGTTTGAAAAAGGCTATTCCGATGTAAACATCATAAAGCTTGATAAATCATACATAATCAGCTTCCAGACCGTGGAGGAGGCTGTTTATTCAGAGGAGTTCTGGGATTCTCCCGCCTCTCAGGCATACATACATTCCGAAGGTGACAGGAAAAAGCTCATAGTGGATTTTGAAACAGCCGCTGAGGAGCCGAAGGTGGAAACAGCGGAGAAGGGGCTTGATGTCACCTTCTCCTTCGCAGCCGCTCCCGCAGTCCCTTCCGCCACCGGACCCGGAGCCTACGTCAGGATGGTGACGGGGCTTGCCGTTGTTGTTGTGATAATTCTCGTCATATACTGGCTTACCCGCAGGATGCTTTCCCGCAGGGTGCTCTCGGAGCTGCCGGGCTCGGGCAGGCTTCTCGGCAAGGTTGACCTTGAGATACGCAAGAGCCTGTTTTTTTATGAGCTGGGGGACGCGGTCTACATTTTCGGCGTTACGGATATGTCTGTTAATTTAATTGAAAAAGTCACGGACGAAGCGGAAGTGCATAAGATAAAATCAGGCTTCGCGAGGAAGGGCGAGTTCGGTTCATACCTGAACTTCTTCTCCAAGGGTTCTGATGTTAAGACTGATCTTGACGCCTCAAGAAACATAATCAGGGAGAAACTGAAATCAATAAAAAAACGCTGA